The Spinacia oleracea cultivar Varoflay chromosome 2, BTI_SOV_V1, whole genome shotgun sequence DNA segment TGGTTGtatccggagtaggcgtccataaaTGTTAGTAGCTCGTGTCCGGCAGTGGCGTCGACCAGGGCGTTGATGTGCGGCAGGGGGAATGGGtctttggggcatgctttgttgatgtctgTGAAATCGATGCAAACTCTCCACTTTCCATTCTTTTTACTGACGACGACGACATTTGCTAACCAATCTGGATACTTGACTTCTCTGACTTTCCCGGAATCTATCAGTTTTTGGACCTCttcgtctatgattttatttcttttaggCGCGAACTTTCGTCGTTTCTGCTTCACTGGCTTAAAGTTGGGGTCGACATTGAGTTTGTGGGTGATGAAGTCCAGACTGATTCCTGTCATGTCCTCGTGCGACCAAGCGAAGCAGTCCGAGTTTTCTCTTAGGAGTGACACTATCTGACTTTTGATGTTGTCAGGCAGCGACGCTCCGATCCTTACTACTCGGTCTGGCTTTGTCTGATCTAGGATTATCTCATCGATCTGTTGGTCGTCGGGGTTGTCTACCGTCGACCATggctgtaattgctagatggATGACTTTGATGGTTTCAGCGCCGTTTAATAACATTTCTTTGCGTCCCTTTGTTgtcctttgatttccatgacTCCCCATTTGGTTGGGAACTTGATTGACTGGTGGTATGTTGATGGCACCGCtttcattttgtggatccatggtcGTCCTAAAATGACGTTGTATGCTGATGGGCAGTCGACGACGTTGAATTTGGTCATCACATTAACACCTTCTGCGTACGTAGGCATCGATATCTCCCCTACTGTTCGTAGCGATTCTCCACTGAATCCTACTAAGACTGTCGACCTTCTGATTATACTCTTTTCTTCTAGTCCCATTTCTTGCAGAGCCTCTAAGAACAGTACGTTTGCTGAACTGCCGTTGTCGATCAATATCCTTTTGATGAGAGCGTTGCCTATTGGGAGTGATATGACTAGCCCGTCATGGTGTTCCTGTTGTGTGTCGGTTGAATCTGAATCGTCGAAGGTTATTGTCATCGCTGCTAATGACTTGTCGAGTGCTACTTCATCTTCGGTCTGCCCCTCTTTGACGGCTTCAGATTCGCCTCTGTTGATTTTCTTAGCTGCAGAAGAAGTTAGTCCACATATATCTGAACCGCCAGAAATAATATTTACCACTTTTTCGAACATGGTCGGGGCCGGTCGGTCGCCGCTTGGTGCTGGGCTGGGTTGGGCGTTGTTGTCCTTGTTGTACGTCTCCTTTCCTTTGTCGCTCAGCAGATCCTTCAGGTGGCCTCTTTTCAATAGATATGCTACCTCCTTTTTGAGGGAGATGCATTCCTCGGTTGTGTGGCCATTGTCGCGGTGGAAGTCGCACCACCTGCTCATGTCCTTCATGGAGTCTGGTTGTCGCTCTTCTTAGGCCATCTGACGGTACCACCTACATTTTGAAGGGCGTTTACCACGCCTCCGATGTCGACGTTGAAGCCATACTCGGAGATGGGGGGATAAACGACCCGTTCATTCCTGTAAACATTGTTAGTGTCATCGTATTGATTGACATTTTGTACCTGGTTCTGCCGATTATACGGCTGGTGTCTCCAGCTGATACTCCTTGGGGTGTACGCTCTCCTGTCGCTGCTGCCCCCTGTTGAGCGTTGGGACGCTGTTCGGATGACCTCGTCGTCTTCAATCCGCATTTGGGCGGTGGCTCTCGATCTCACTTCCTCGAAGGTTGCACAGGGGTACTTGGTTATTTCCCGGTACAGTTTCGAGTTGGGAATGAGACCTCTTTTGAATGCCTCGATAGCTGTCCTGACATCACAGttttttatactaattttttcacaattaaagcGGTTAAAGtaatcgcgtaccgactcggtTGGTCCTTGAACCAACCGATAGAGGTCACTGGTTTGCTTTTCCAATTGGCGACTGCTGGCGAACTGTTGATAAAAAGCGTTGATTAGGTCGGACAGGCAAGAGATGGATCCGGGGGCGACGTTCATGAGCCATTCCAGAGCTGCTCCATCGAGGGTACCGCCAAACGACTTGCACATGACAGACTCGACCAAATCGTATGGGATTCCGATCTGCCACATGCGCTGCTTGTAGAAGTTGACGTGTCGGTAAGGATCAGACGTCCCATCATACAGGGTGGTCCAGGTAGGGAGTCGAAGTGTGTGTGGAACCGTTACTCTGGCGATCGCTTCACAGAATGGTGATGCCGCATACCCGTCGGTTGGTTCGGTCTCTACTGGTGTGGGTGCTCCGGGTAGTTTGATCATTAGTTTCATCAGGCGAGAGTAATGCTTTGTCATGCGAGCATCCATCTTGTTCAGGCGCTGGGTCACCGGGTCTGGGTTCGATCCGTCTTCCTCACCTTGGGGCTCTTCGTCGTCGGTCAGATCTTCGAAATCTTCGGGCATCTCGAATGTTATCTTTCTCGGCTTCCCACCAGTCTTGAAACGCGACTGGTATTTTGAGCTTTTCACAGAATCAAGCTCCTTTTGCAAGGTTCCAGTGGATGCCCTTTCTTGGGCCAGCTCTGCTTGGGCCTTTTCGTAGGCTGCTTTCATCTCTGCGAGCGTCATCTCTTCAGTAGACATGATGTGAGGGGTGATTTTGTGTgaaacctagttaatgtccccacagacggcgccaaactgtttatgccaaatttcgtctaggggcgactttcggctagggtcgacactaactaagcgatTAACGAATGAAGCAAATaaaagagacacgacacagagaagtgttgacgcggaaaacctaggaataaggtaaaaaccgcggatagctatgaggctatcaatccactaagtattctatCTGATTGTTTATGTATTTTTCTAATGATCAATACGAGGAATTAAAGAGCTAATACAAGGATTATATGAATGTTTGATAGCTTGAGATTTTGAGTGCTTGAGTTAACATGTCCTTTGCTTGTCATCGTCTTCGTGCCTTTATAGGATATTTCCAACGGTCCTGTTAGTTGAGAGAATCCCACAAAGATAGGGATCTCCTTATCACACGTTTCTCCAGTCTTCAACCAATTCCGCGCTTCTCGTGCATATCTTGGACTTGTTCTGCTAGCGTGACGGCGCTGCCTGTCATGGGCCTTGGGCTAACCTATCTTTATCAATTCATTCCTCGAGGTTACGTCTCTGTCGCATGCGCATTGTTGCCAGTCCTTCGTCGTCTATGCCTCGTCGTACGATGCTACGTCAGACGCGTCTCCCTGGCACGATGTTTACCTGTGACACGACAGAACCTGGTTGACatgacatgatcaaacgttagagcggttatgtcgttagtccaaaaagtgggataacagttatgatttttttattttatcccTAATTTGTTTTAATAGAATTCTATCcctaaaactgattctaataGGCAATAGTCCAATGTAGAGAGCTTTTCCATTTAAAAGAGGCCAGGTGCGTCTTTTAGGGAAAAAAAACATTGGAGGGCAAATGTGGAAACTCAGAAAACAAAATGAATAAGCTGGATTAGTAAACGCGAATTCTCTTACCTCTTGTATTTCAAACGCCGAAAAGCGTCACTACTGACTCTATTGTCTTCCAACCAAACAATTGAGAGAAAgcgagtgaggagagagaaaaatacaACAGTTGGTGATGCACTAATGCCATTGCTTCCATTTTCGAACTTCATTCCCTTCTACAATCGCCATTGTTAactcccttttctctctccaacTCAATCCAAATCGTTGAACGAAAGCGATCGGAAGTAGCTAAGATGTTAGACGGATTGCTCGGAAAAAGTGGATTCTACTCCAAATGGTTTGTTCATTTGTTGCTCAATCTCTTTCTCACCTAGATCTCTCTCTATAATCTACCTCAGAATTTCtggatttttaaaaaaattaatttgacaaattttttttgtttgcaaTTGCAGTAAATCGTTGATTAAGCAGACGAGAACTCGAATTGAAGTTGTGCGTCGGAAGCGAAATGCGACGCAAAAGTTTCTGAGGAAAGACATTGCTGATCTATTGGCTAATGGCCTCGAGAAGAATGCTTACGGAAGAGTGAGTTTATCCGTTGCTTTTTTAGCtggaaaattttaattaattttttttattagttttagcGTTTTCGATttgtattaattatttaatgttaatttgattttttttttaaatttattgaaATCTGAGTGGAGAAGACAGTGATAATGTGTTAAAATTTGCCGTTGTGTTTGGAAGGATGCTGAGTAAATGTCGGTGCAATAGAGTACTTTGTTTTTTTGCAATTTCGCTATCAAAATCAGGGGAGTAATTTAGGTCTTAATCGTCTAATTACGTTTTGGTTGAATAATGGATATAACAGAATAATGgatgtaaaaataaaatttagagTGAAATTATCTTGTTCTGCCAATTCGTTCCAACTATAGTATGGTGTTTGACGCTTTGGTTGATATAAAAGTAAAAACAATTTCATGGAAGTAGAGTATTCTTGTCCTTGTCCACTCTGGATGTGTGATTTGTGTAACATAGTACATGATACTTGATATAGCACTCGGCTTGAATTGAAAGTTGTCTGCGTTGTTAATGTGTGGGACAGTGATGGTTTCAGCTCTTAATTTGTAACACTTCATAGATGTAAGGGAGGAGGGGAGAATGGAAACAAAATACATTGAAGTTCTTATGTATATATCATTCTCTGCCCAAGAAGTCAGAGATATTCTTCTTTCATGTGATATGTTTAAAAACTTTCAATGTGAAGTGTCatcttgttttatttttcaatgatgACAGGCAGATGGATTGATTTCGGAGCTGATTCTTTCTTCGTGCTATGAGTTTATTGATCATGTTTGTGAAATTATTTTGAAGCACCTTCCAGTTCTTCAAAAACTAAGGTATATATGGGTTGCTTGCTGCTTTGCTTTTGTTATGCCTTTATCATGCTTGATCTTAAATTAGAAAATCCATAATAGATCTTCTCATGGTATGCTGTGTGTCTTTATATAGCTTGGTTTGTTGCACAAACTGAATCCCCACTATTGTTGATGTTTGGCTGCTGTGGTGATGTATGCCTGATATGGTTAAATTCTATATCAGCTTAAAATCTATACAGATAAAACAACAAATTCTGGAGTTTCTTCGTTTGCGATGAATTTCTAATTCCCTCAATTTCCGATCCTGAACTTAGAAATGATAGTGTAGAATGGCAACCTAGTTGCAAATCATCGTGCCGACTGTTGTTTTCTTGCATCTTGTTCCTAGCATTTAGTAAGCTGTTATCTTGGAGTACTTTAACTACAGAAGAAAATCCATAtgggattttgaattttgtagataTTTGAAGTTAAAGGTTATTGGAGTTGGATGGAAGTACCTCGAGAAAATTCTGCCTTTTATGTTCATTTGTGGACCTATATCAAGGAACCCTGATAGCTTTGGCAGTGCAGACCCCTTCTTTTTTATAAGAGTGCGTGGGCTTTTATTTACGAATTCCCTGTGGGTCTTGTCGGTACTCTATGTTTACAACTTGTGGTTTTTGCTGAGCTGCTGAGCATATGCTGCTGGGCCGCTGGGTTCTTATTCTAAGGTTCAATTTATTGAACTAATAATCTGAGTATGCTGCGTATTTTTTGTAAACTTTGTGGTAACATCCTTTCACAACATATGTTTAGACTTTAGATGTCCAGTATTTTACAACATGAACTTTTAGTGGCAATTTTGGTTGAGTCTTCCCCTCCATCCTTGGACATTGGAATGTGCTCTACAATGCGGAAAGTCAAAGTCAAGGCATTGTTCTGGCATATCTTTTTTATATCTGATAGAAGTGTGATATCAGAAGATGTTTCAGATCTAGGCTACTTTATACTGTCTGACATTACTAGGAAACCTACCCTCTAGGCTCTAGCTGTGTAGGATAGTGTAAAAGAAAGGAGGATCATGTTTGTTTGGCCCGTGTATGAGATTGGAAACAAGTTCGCGGTTCGCTACCTAATTTGCTAAATAAAGCAAAAAATGTACCACTTTCATGTTATATATGTGTCATTATTCGAAGTATTCCTTTTCCTGCTCAAATAATTCATTGCTTGCTACATAAACAATATTCTGATATGTAACTCTAACATATTGTTGATCCTCCTTGGATTGTGGAATAGATTCCACAAAAACTGAGGGGAGTTTTATAAACTTTAGAATTACCATGCCATGGCATGTAATTCCTATCATTAAAACCAGATTTTAGGAAACACTCCATCCATTTCTGGGCACTTATCACTGTTgatattttgaactttgaacttgGGATTAACTTCATTGCTGCTAACAGGGAATGCCCCGAGGACTGCAGGGAGGCTGTAGCTTCTGTAATGTTTGCTGCTGCCAGGTTTTCGGATTTACCCGAGCTTCGTGAACTCAGAGATTTGTTCCAGGGACGATATGGAAGCTCTGTGGAGTACTATGTAAACCAAAAGGTATTTGTTCACAAATGAGACTGAATCAACATGTTTTGCAGATTTCTTGCTTACATTTTGCAGCTAATAAGTATGTTTCCTTACTGCAGCTTGTGGAGAACATAACTCCTAAACCACCGTCTATGGAGAAAAACATCAAATTATTGGAAGAAATAGCATCCGAATTTACATTAAGATGGGACAGTAGAGGATTCGAAGAGAGGATGGCTAGTTCTTCCATGACTGAGCAGGTAATTCTCTGTCTTCTCAATTTTCATTTCGACCCATATATCTCATTTTCTTGTTCCTTGTGTGAATATGAAATCTTCTGTGCCATAAATTCTTGTTTCTGAATGGATAATCAGTTGCCTTTTCTGCCATCTTTAAGTGAACTGGAACTTCAAGAAAATTGGCTGATTAATAGCAACGCCTTGCATTTTATCCCTCAACTTTTTGATATTTTCTACTTTGTATGTCATATTATCTGCAGAAGCACCAGCGAATTCCTGAGACTCCCCAGGCTGCTCAGGTAAAAGTTTCAGCACCTTTAGCTAAAGAAGCTTTCCATAGGACAGTCAAAGATGAAGTTTTGCCGAAGAAAAAGAGTGAAGCTACTCCTAGTAGAGAACGACAAGTTGATGACAGACATCAAATGGAAAGCAGGAGAGACTGTATTCTTGAGAGAAAAGATGAATTAAAGTATAATGTTTCTAAAGCACCAGAACTCACCAATCACAGATACAAGCCGCCTTCTTATAGGGAAGACAGTATTCAGAAAAGAGAGGACCACGACAATTATCTTCAAGGAAAAGGACAGAAGGCTGATAGACGTGTTTATGAGGATAACAGTGCTAAAGAAGCCATTCAGGTTGGCAATTCATCTCATGGGAAGCGATTGGAGTCTGTTCATAGCCAACACAAGCTGGATAGACATAGACAGGATAACGTGTCAGAAAGCGATGTCTGTAACACCTTGTCCCAACGAAAACCCGATCAACGACCAGCCAGTAATGGAATAAGTTCCCCATCTTCCATGAGTGATGTACCTGCTGAAAACATTCATGTAAAATCCATGAGAAAGAAGCAAGAAGATGAAGTAGATGGGTTAAAGTCTAATTTCAGGGGTGGTGTTCCTCCTCCATATGTTAAACCAAGAAAGAGCAAGCACAAGGTTGATGCAGAAGAGAATGATACTTTAACCTTTTATCCAACAGGCAGGCCAGAAAAGCCCCCAACAAAACCTGATTTTCCTGATGCCCATGAAAATTTGGATAGCATAGGACGAGTCACGGAAGTTTACTACAAAGATGAAGCTGGTGTTGATTCCACTCCTAGACGAAGATCACATAGGAGAAAATATTCGCGATCAACATCTTCTCAAGATGGTAAAGTGAAGGGTGAGGTAGGAAAGGAAGAAAGGGTTCTGCGGCGAGTTTCAACAAGCAGGAGGAAACACGAATCAAGAAAAGGTCTCCAGATAGTGTTTGATGATGACCATTACCGGAAGGATGATGAGGAGAGTATGATTGATCAGCTGTTGCTACATTACAGCAAGAAACCATCTTCCAGTGATCCTGGAAATccgaggagagagactaagaACAGAACAAGGGATGTGAGCAAATCTCCCGTTCATAAAGCCAAAGTTGGCACTTATGTGGGTGAAGAGGATTTAACACCGAGGAGAGGGACGTCTAGATCAATGTCATTTCCTCCTCGCCAAGTGACCCAGCCCGAGCCACAGAAGGTGTTTGCTCGTGCGGCTTCCTTTCAGCAAGAGATCCCTGCAAAACATGTCCACCCAAAGCTCCCTGACTATGATGATTTAGCTGCAAGATTTGCTGCCCTTAGAGCAAGTCAAGACTGAAGGCTCCAATTTTTGGTAACAGTCTCAAATCATTCCTTGACCCACTCGTACTGTACTACCTGTCTGTTGCATTCACTAAAGCATTCCTGCCACAAGCTAATGTAGGACGTCTGTGTTGAATAATCAAGGTCGAAAAAGGTTATGAGAATCAACCCAACACGGTGCATTTGGTTACCTGGGAATTGCAATATCATTGTATAATATTCAAGAGTAACACATTGTTGACCACACAACTATTATACTTACTTAATATCTTGCCTGTAAAATTGATGTTATCATTTGCAATTTTGCATGTTACTAGATGCAAGAAAAATAGAACTCGTTAACACGGATAAAGATTTATGATCAATATTTTTTGAGGCCagatttaatgatttatgaTCAATATGGTGTCAGTACTCAGTAGTTCATATTTTTGAATGAGATTCCATGGACCTGGAGAAGGTACTAGAAGCCCAGTTACCTGGGTGGACGATGAGAAAGGTATAACCGAGTTTACTATGGATTTTTTTGGCAAAGCCGTGTCTTAGAATATCACTTTCTTTGTCTCAAGATAAATGCATCATTTTGATTTTCTACTATTTATATTCTAACTTTGACAAAATATAATTGTATGGAGATATACGCGATCTACCGGACCATCTTGGTCATAGCAGAACGAGTCGACCTCATGGCAAATCCTCTAACAGAACAACTGGATAGGTAATTAGCGAAAGTAACACAAATGCTCAAAGTACCACGCAGGACTATAGGTCTGCGGAGTAACGATCTGCTGGACGACAACATAGATGTGTCGTTAAGCAAAAGGACAAATAACAAGTACATCGCCAGCGTACACGCGGCAGCATCCGAATAGGCCAAAGTActgaatagtacgcctataaataccGCCCTCCCCATTCATTTGCGGACACGttgaatacaagtacaattcttaatcctctctattttctctctctaagaatACTAATATGTCGGCTGACTTAGccatcggagggggtttcctcggttaaacccccgaggttatCTTACGTTTGTTCTGCTTGACAGGACTCAATCTCCACCCAGGACGTCTCCTCGGTTCCCGACTCGGAACAAGTgacgctagaaggaggggacctcCTAGACCTCATTCTCTAAAACACCCAGTACCCACGTGATGACAGAGTCAAGTGAGCCAATAATCCAACAAATAGAACCACCTACCTCAAAGAACAACCAAAGACCCACCACAATACCCCAATTCGGCATGTCGCAAAGTGTCGGGCAGCCAAAAGAAACACCACAACCCAGAACCACATCAACCCCAAGCCATATTATTCAAGTTCCAAACGCTGCCTCATTGGCGCGTCTCAGTTCTCGCCAGACCAGATGCGCACAGCTCTAGAAGTTCTGACTTTCCTAACTCAACCCACCCCTAGGCGCAAACCATAAGATTGCCCCTAGAGGCGGAGGTCGAGCAAAGGAGGAAGTGCCCCATACCTCAGAACAGTCCTCATGTTTGGAGGAGAAATTTGCAGCAGGATATGGATGGTGCAGACCATCAAGAGCATGAGGCAAAGAGCATCACACCTAGCAGAGTTCGACCCAGGACAGGGACAGAGCAGAGACCTAGTCCAAGGCATAACTCCATATCAGGTATTCCGAATCCCATTCGAGATATAGTTACACCTAATAATTCCCCCTTTTGCGATGAGATCCTCTCTGAAAGAATGGAAAATATAAAAATGCCCACCTGCAAGTATTCTGGGAAGACAGATCCAGTTAACCACTTATCAGCCTTTGGGGGGCACATGATGTTACGTTGCACACCAACATAGATTCCATGTAGTGCAAGGTGTTCCCTTCCACACTTGAGGGGATAGCACAAAGCTGGTTTGACAAAATACCTAAGGGGACGTTAACATCCTTTCGGCAATTAGCCATTTTGTTTCACACCCAGTATGTGGCAAATAACGCCAGGGAGAGGATGACAGGAGAGCTAATTTCAGTTGTTCAAGGGTCACAAGAGTCTTTAAGGGACTATATTTCCAGATTCAACATGGAAGCGTCGAATATACCCAAGTTACAGCAGGAGGTGGCAGTTCTGGCAATGATGTCTGATTTGCAAGATGGAGAATTCAAGAATTATCTGGGTAGAAAATCATTCACAACCCTGGCGGAAGTACTGGGGAAAGCGAATGAGTTCATAAAGAGTGAAGAAATTGGCAAAGCAACCTCCCGGAAGTATAGAGCAGGCGAGAATAACTACACTAGCCAGAACAGAAAAGAGTCATACATAAAAGAATACGCAGACAGAAGGGACAATCATCAGCCCAAGAAAGAGTGGGGTGGACCAAACAGAAACAAAGGAAGTGAGTTTAGAGCTGAGAAAAGA contains these protein-coding regions:
- the LOC130467534 gene encoding uncharacterized protein, which encodes MKDMSRWCDFHRDNGHTTEECISLKKEVAYLLKRGHLKDLLSDKGKETYNKDNNAQPSPAPSGDRPAPTMFEKVVNIISGGSDICGLTSSAAKKINRGESEAVKEGQTEDEVALDKSLAAMTITFDDSDSTDTQQEHHDGLVISLPIGNALIKRILIDNGSSANVLFLEALQEMGLEEKSIIRRSTVLVGFSGESLRTVGEISMPTYAEGVNVMTKFNVVDCPSAYNVILGRPWIHKMKAVPSTYHQSIKFPTKWGVMEIKGQQRDAKKCY
- the LOC110806128 gene encoding uncharacterized protein produces the protein MTLAEMKAAYEKAQAELAQERASTGTLQKELDSVKSSKYQSRFKTGGKPRKITFEMPEDFEDLTDDEEPQGEEDGSNPDPVTQRLNKMDARMTKHYSRLMKLMIKLPGAPTPVETEPTDGYAASPFCEAIARVTVPHTLRLPTWTTLYDGTSDPYRHVNFYKQRMWQIGIPYDLVESVMCKSFGGTLDGAALEWLMNVAPGSISCLSDLINAFYQQFASSRQLEKQTSDLYRLVQGPTESVRDYFNRFNCEKISIKNCDVRTAIEAFKRGLIPNSKLYREITKYPCATFEEVRSRATAQMRIEDDEVIRTASQRSTGGSSDRRAYTPRSISWRHQPYNRQNQVQNVNQYDDTNNVYRNERVVYPPISEYGFNVDIGGVVNALQNVGGTVRWPKKSDNQTP
- the LOC110806123 gene encoding uncharacterized protein; this translates as MLDGLLGKSGFYSKCKSLIKQTRTRIEVVRRKRNATQKFLRKDIADLLANGLEKNAYGRADGLISELILSSCYEFIDHVCEIILKHLPVLQKLRECPEDCREAVASVMFAAARFSDLPELRELRDLFQGRYGSSVEYYVNQKLVENITPKPPSMEKNIKLLEEIASEFTLRWDSRGFEERMASSSMTEQKHQRIPETPQAAQVKVSAPLAKEAFHRTVKDEVLPKKKSEATPSRERQVDDRHQMESRRDCILERKDELKYNVSKAPELTNHRYKPPSYREDSIQKREDHDNYLQGKGQKADRRVYEDNSAKEAIQVGNSSHGKRLESVHSQHKLDRHRQDNVSESDVCNTLSQRKPDQRPASNGISSPSSMSDVPAENIHVKSMRKKQEDEVDGLKSNFRGGVPPPYVKPRKSKHKVDAEENDTLTFYPTGRPEKPPTKPDFPDAHENLDSIGRVTEVYYKDEAGVDSTPRRRSHRRKYSRSTSSQDGKVKGEVGKEERVLRRVSTSRRKHESRKGLQIVFDDDHYRKDDEESMIDQLLLHYSKKPSSSDPGNPRRETKNRTRDVSKSPVHKAKVGTYVGEEDLTPRRGTSRSMSFPPRQVTQPEPQKVFARAASFQQEIPAKHVHPKLPDYDDLAARFAALRASQD